A section of the Lentimicrobiaceae bacterium genome encodes:
- a CDS encoding TolC family protein — MKGRVLILFMFSFGLFMKNVSGQTELNNLIGYALKHSHEIQKADFQVQEANYMHKEALGKGLPQIEGSTSYSIMMFNKIDIPASVYEIVPAEYAPMLDQLSNIDKLYSASANLQVTQLIYSQSYWLGLQTTKKTQELYSILKNKNEEEIIAEVANGYYQTGSLMLQLNTIEKSVKNLEGIYKIAELSYKNDLIKETDVNRLKVTITNLEVTKQTIQNGINIQLNYLKALAGMPGDSTITIDTASFIHVSEKKPVKSEFQIGNVPSYQVLMKQSEIYNQQTKLSKAQYYPTLAAFGKLGYSSYNTSSDIDKWNRMTTIGLSMSIPIYNSGVTHAKVKQSLLKQKQLDEDILQTKDFLKVDYQNAFSEYQTARNLLGVQRDNRELAQKVYRQTMLQYQEGMASLADLLNVNSDFLQADNSYNQQVIKCKTSEIKMLKATGNLKNIVNINN, encoded by the coding sequence ATGAAAGGTAGAGTGTTAATTTTATTTATGTTCAGTTTTGGTCTGTTTATGAAAAACGTAAGCGGACAAACGGAATTAAACAATTTAATCGGCTATGCACTAAAACATAGCCATGAAATTCAAAAAGCAGATTTTCAGGTGCAGGAAGCAAACTACATGCACAAAGAAGCTTTGGGAAAAGGCTTGCCGCAAATTGAAGGCTCGACAAGTTATAGTATAATGATGTTCAATAAAATTGATATTCCGGCATCGGTTTACGAAATAGTTCCGGCAGAATATGCCCCAATGCTTGATCAGTTAAGCAATATTGATAAACTTTATTCTGCCAGTGCTAATTTACAGGTAACCCAATTAATTTACAGTCAATCGTATTGGCTTGGCTTGCAAACTACAAAAAAAACACAGGAACTCTATTCAATTTTAAAAAATAAAAATGAAGAAGAGATAATTGCCGAAGTAGCAAATGGCTATTATCAGACAGGTTCCTTGATGTTGCAATTGAATACAATAGAAAAATCCGTAAAGAACCTTGAGGGAATTTATAAGATTGCGGAATTGAGTTATAAAAATGATTTGATAAAAGAAACCGATGTAAACCGCCTGAAGGTAACCATTACAAACCTGGAAGTTACTAAGCAAACCATTCAAAATGGAATAAATATACAGCTAAACTACCTGAAGGCACTGGCAGGAATGCCTGGAGATTCAACAATTACCATAGATACAGCCTCATTTATACATGTTTCGGAAAAGAAACCGGTAAAAAGCGAATTTCAAATAGGAAATGTTCCATCGTACCAGGTATTGATGAAACAGTCTGAAATTTATAATCAGCAGACAAAACTTTCGAAAGCGCAATATTATCCAACGCTTGCGGCATTTGGCAAACTCGGTTATTCATCCTATAATACAAGTTCCGATATAGATAAGTGGAATAGAATGACAACCATAGGATTAAGCATGTCCATTCCTATTTATAATTCCGGAGTAACCCATGCCAAAGTAAAACAGTCGTTGCTGAAACAAAAGCAATTGGATGAAGATATTTTGCAAACCAAAGATTTTTTGAAGGTTGATTACCAAAATGCTTTTTCCGAATATCAAACAGCCCGGAACTTGTTGGGTGTACAAAGAGACAACCGTGAACTTGCCCAGAAAGTATACCGGCAAACTATGTTACAATACCAGGAAGGGATGGCTTCGCTTGCCGATTTACTGAACGTCAATTCCGATTTTTTACAGGCAGATAATTCCTATAATCAACAGGTAATAAAATGCAAAACTTCAGAAATAAAGATGCTTAAAGCCACCGGTAATCTTAAAAACATTGTAAATATAAATAATTAA
- a CDS encoding TetR/AcrR family transcriptional regulator, whose amino-acid sequence MKDTKEFILKSAYDLFLRNNYEAVTINKISEATQLTKGAIYHHYASKEEIFKAVVDKYMIENKVEVPYEHTSLYDFIQHTINDANNKISKELALSANMQQVKPLHFISLTIDALQYYPDFAEIGQKFYQYAISKWKSVLDEAKKNGEIRNDIDSEIMSMNFLNISTGIVGNMLMSGSIEFAFEMFKKQMEELYKVIKL is encoded by the coding sequence ATGAAAGACACCAAGGAATTTATTTTAAAATCTGCTTACGATTTATTTTTGCGTAATAATTATGAAGCTGTTACGATAAACAAAATCAGCGAAGCTACCCAACTTACTAAAGGAGCTATTTATCATCATTATGCCAGCAAAGAAGAAATATTTAAGGCTGTAGTTGATAAATACATGATAGAGAATAAAGTAGAGGTTCCGTACGAACATACAAGTTTGTACGATTTTATCCAGCACACCATTAATGATGCAAATAATAAAATTTCGAAAGAACTGGCTCTTAGTGCCAACATGCAGCAGGTAAAGCCATTGCACTTTATTTCTCTAACCATTGATGCGTTACAATACTATCCCGACTTTGCCGAGATCGGTCAAAAGTTCTACCAGTATGCAATCAGTAAATGGAAAAGCGTTCTTGATGAAGCAAAAAAAAACGGAGAAATACGAAACGATATTGATTCAGAGATTATGTCGATGAATTTTTTGAATATAAGTACAGGTATTGTTGGCAATATGCTGATGAGCGGTTCTATTGAATTTGCTTTTGAAATGTTTAAAAAACAAATGGAAGAGCTGTATAAAGTCATAAAATTATAA